The Acidimicrobiales bacterium genome includes a window with the following:
- a CDS encoding 3'(2'),5'-bisphosphate nucleotidase CysQ — protein MLVDATDHLLAAELATGAGRILLDLRQRLAEGDSPAEVKDAGDAASHLWLTGQLAQRRPNDAVLSEEAAADPDRVNAERLWIIDPLDGTREFGEAGRTDWAVHVALVVGGEAVAGAVALPGMDLTLHTAEPPVVPDNGGRAPIVVVSRTRPPAAAQAVADALGGELLAMGSAGAKAMAVVRGEADVYVHTGGQYEWDSAAPVAVALAAGLHCSRVDGSPLQYGRESTWLPDLLIVRPELAEATLKAVAAYG, from the coding sequence ATGCTCGTAGACGCCACCGACCATCTCCTCGCCGCTGAGCTCGCCACCGGCGCCGGCCGCATCCTCCTCGACCTGCGGCAACGCCTCGCCGAGGGCGACTCCCCCGCCGAGGTGAAGGACGCGGGCGACGCCGCGTCGCACCTGTGGCTGACGGGTCAACTGGCGCAGCGCCGCCCCAACGACGCCGTGCTGTCCGAGGAGGCGGCCGCCGATCCCGACCGGGTCAACGCCGAGCGGCTGTGGATCATCGACCCGCTCGATGGCACCCGCGAGTTCGGCGAAGCCGGTCGCACCGACTGGGCGGTGCACGTGGCGCTCGTCGTCGGCGGCGAGGCGGTCGCCGGGGCCGTGGCGCTGCCCGGCATGGATTTGACGCTGCACACCGCCGAGCCGCCCGTCGTACCCGACAACGGCGGGCGCGCCCCGATCGTCGTCGTGAGCCGGACACGTCCGCCCGCCGCCGCCCAGGCGGTGGCCGATGCCCTCGGCGGTGAGTTGCTGGCCATGGGTTCCGCCGGTGCCAAGGCGATGGCCGTCGTGCGCGGCGAGGCCGACGTGTACGTGCACACCGGCGGGCAGTACGAGTGGGACTCGGCCGCGCCCGTCGCCGTCGCGCTGGCGGCGGGCCTGCACTGTTCGCGCGTCGACGGCTCGCCCCTGCAATACGGACGCGAGTCGACCTGGCTGCCCGACCTGCTCATCGTGCGCCCCGAGTTGGCGGAAGCCACGCTCAAGGCCGTCGCCGCCTACGGGTAG
- the polA gene encoding DNA polymerase I, with amino-acid sequence MARLMLVDGNSLAYRAFFALPTDLATAAGQVTNAVLGFTQMLTYVVKEQRPDGVIVAFDRPEPTFRHGMVQDYKAGREAAPDILKQQMGLVRQVLESLRVPIVEIAGFEADDVIATLATQARDRGDEVIIVTGDRDSYQLVEDPYIRVLYNKRGVSDYALYDEAGIKERTGVTPELYPQYAALRGDPSDNLPGVPGVGEKTAAKLINEYGGLDGIFANLDKLTPKLRENLAAHEDSVRANAEVIPLIRDVELPALDPDAVQWGGWDEQEVRDLFAFLEFRGPIERLIEAFGADGRGGAAAAGAPAAPTVTSSFTVTVTTATGADEVRAFTNGVAVVGAWEGRAGRSPLRGLALAAPDASDAATWVPGELLADAAVVAALNELMNGAAGTVTAADAKTLLRSLMPLGVDLRGLALDVEIAAYLIDPAQSAYDLNELAVRYLGLTLDAAAAASQQGQLLLDDSTPTESDVQGKRAVALARLIEPLSVALEARGLSKLYDEIERPLVRVLARMEVAGIAVDREWLHDLSVSLTKEVGELEAEIHELAGGPFKVNSTPQLREVLFDKLGLVPSKRTKTGFSTDAQSLEKLVDQHPIIPKLLRWREVEKLRNTYGETLAAEIAEDGRIHASFNQTVARTGRLSSESPNLHNIPVRSDEGRQFRRAFVAPKGCRLLVADYNQIELRVIAHLSGDPGLTTAFKNGDDIHATTAARIYGVDPKDVTVAQRSKAKMVSYGLAYGMESYGLAQRLAIPVEEATVILNAYFKAFPAVKAYMDNSVKEARDRGYTETLFGRRRPIPELSSPNFRIRQAGERQAMNAGIQGLAADIFKVALVALDQRLEADGLASRIVLQVHDEIILEVPKAEEQAAEAATLDAMRGAAQLDVPLEVNVGWGATWADAK; translated from the coding sequence ATGGCGCGCCTCATGTTGGTCGACGGCAATTCGCTCGCGTACAGGGCGTTCTTCGCGCTGCCGACCGACCTGGCGACCGCGGCGGGGCAGGTTACCAACGCGGTGCTCGGCTTCACCCAGATGCTCACCTATGTGGTCAAGGAGCAGCGCCCCGACGGCGTGATCGTCGCCTTCGATCGGCCCGAGCCGACGTTCCGTCACGGCATGGTGCAGGACTACAAGGCCGGCCGCGAGGCGGCCCCCGACATCCTCAAGCAACAGATGGGTCTGGTACGCCAGGTGCTCGAAAGCCTGCGCGTGCCGATCGTCGAGATCGCGGGGTTCGAAGCCGACGACGTGATCGCCACCCTGGCCACCCAAGCGCGCGATCGCGGCGACGAGGTGATCATCGTCACCGGCGACCGCGACTCGTACCAGCTCGTCGAGGATCCCTACATCCGCGTGCTCTACAACAAGCGCGGCGTGTCGGACTACGCGCTCTACGACGAGGCGGGCATCAAGGAGCGCACCGGCGTGACGCCCGAGCTGTACCCGCAGTACGCCGCGTTGCGCGGTGACCCGTCGGACAACCTGCCGGGCGTGCCGGGCGTCGGCGAGAAGACCGCGGCCAAGCTCATCAACGAGTACGGCGGGCTCGACGGCATCTTCGCCAACCTCGACAAGCTCACACCGAAGCTGCGCGAGAACCTGGCGGCGCACGAGGACTCGGTGCGGGCCAACGCCGAGGTGATCCCGCTCATCCGCGACGTCGAGCTGCCCGCGCTCGACCCCGACGCCGTGCAGTGGGGCGGCTGGGACGAGCAGGAGGTGCGCGACCTGTTCGCCTTCCTCGAGTTCCGCGGCCCGATCGAGCGGCTGATCGAAGCCTTTGGTGCCGACGGCCGCGGTGGCGCGGCGGCCGCGGGCGCACCGGCGGCGCCGACGGTCACGAGTTCGTTCACCGTCACCGTCACCACCGCCACCGGCGCCGACGAGGTGCGGGCCTTCACCAACGGCGTCGCCGTCGTCGGGGCGTGGGAGGGCCGCGCCGGTCGCAGCCCGCTGCGGGGCCTCGCCCTCGCCGCGCCCGACGCCAGCGACGCCGCCACGTGGGTACCCGGCGAACTGCTCGCCGACGCCGCGGTGGTGGCCGCACTCAACGAGCTCATGAACGGCGCTGCGGGCACCGTCACCGCGGCCGACGCCAAGACGCTGCTGCGCTCGCTCATGCCGCTGGGCGTCGACCTGCGCGGCCTCGCTCTCGACGTCGAGATCGCCGCGTACCTGATCGACCCGGCGCAGTCGGCCTACGACCTCAACGAGCTGGCGGTGCGCTATCTCGGCCTCACCCTCGACGCGGCGGCGGCGGCGTCACAGCAGGGCCAACTGCTGCTCGACGACTCCACGCCGACCGAGAGCGACGTGCAGGGCAAGCGCGCCGTCGCGCTCGCTCGACTCATCGAGCCGTTGTCAGTCGCGCTCGAAGCGCGTGGCCTCTCCAAGCTGTACGACGAGATCGAGCGACCGCTGGTGCGGGTGCTGGCGCGGATGGAAGTCGCCGGCATCGCCGTGGACCGCGAGTGGCTGCACGACTTGTCGGTGTCGTTGACGAAGGAAGTCGGCGAACTCGAAGCCGAGATCCACGAACTCGCCGGTGGCCCGTTCAAGGTCAACTCCACGCCGCAGCTGCGCGAAGTGCTCTTCGACAAGCTCGGCCTCGTGCCCTCGAAGCGCACCAAGACGGGTTTCTCCACCGACGCCCAGTCGCTCGAGAAACTCGTCGACCAGCACCCGATCATTCCGAAGCTGCTGCGCTGGCGTGAGGTCGAGAAGCTGCGCAACACCTACGGCGAAACCCTCGCGGCCGAGATCGCGGAGGACGGGCGCATCCACGCGTCGTTCAACCAGACCGTCGCGCGCACCGGCCGCCTCTCGAGCGAGTCGCCGAACCTGCACAACATCCCGGTGCGCAGCGACGAGGGCCGCCAGTTCCGCCGCGCCTTCGTCGCCCCCAAGGGCTGCCGCCTGCTCGTCGCCGACTACAACCAGATCGAGTTGCGGGTGATCGCCCACCTGTCGGGCGACCCGGGCCTGACGACGGCGTTCAAGAACGGTGACGACATTCACGCCACCACCGCGGCGCGCATCTACGGCGTCGACCCCAAAGACGTGACGGTGGCGCAACGGTCGAAGGCCAAGATGGTTTCGTACGGCCTCGCCTACGGCATGGAGTCCTACGGATTGGCGCAACGCCTCGCCATCCCGGTTGAGGAAGCGACCGTCATCCTCAACGCCTACTTCAAGGCATTCCCGGCGGTGAAGGCGTACATGGACAACTCGGTGAAGGAAGCGCGCGACCGCGGCTACACCGAGACGCTGTTCGGCCGGCGCCGTCCGATACCCGAGTTGTCGTCGCCCAACTTCCGCATCCGGCAGGCGGGGGAGCGCCAGGCGATGAACGCCGGCATCCAGGGGTTGGCGGCCGACATCTTCAAGGTCGCGCTCGTCGCGCTCGACCAGCGGCTCGAAGCCGACGGGTTGGCGTCGCGCATCGTGTTGCAGGTGCACGACGAGATCATCCTCGAGGTGCCCAAAGCCGAAGAACAGGCGGCCGAGGCGGCGACGCTCGACGCGATGCGCGGCGCCGCCCAGCTCGACGTGCCGCTCGAGGTCAACGTCGGCTGGGGTGCGACGTGGGCCGACGCGAAGTGA
- a CDS encoding nucleotidyltransferase domain-containing protein, which yields MGRREVTDWSKVDARYESLYARATQVFGADPRVVRVELSGSIADGTADAWSDLDLKVIVRDEDVGAVLDEWEQWLAKITPTVLADRTIAPFIINTVTDDGLTFDLSVWAESAPDWTPPPGFTVGFMSGRRFDSYGPALAYAVQERLRGLAGPGIRLLKRGDFVWGMTGLGHTLGLLMTVLLAETGVVPTDARHPERYLTDEQRTVFASLPPVAANYDAMLRYELALAEATITRARALFERYELEWPRALEAVAARNVRDHLGITLDWLHA from the coding sequence GTGGGCCGACGCGAAGTGACCGACTGGTCGAAGGTCGACGCTCGTTACGAGTCCCTTTACGCGCGCGCCACTCAGGTGTTTGGTGCGGATCCACGGGTTGTTCGTGTCGAGCTGAGCGGGTCGATTGCTGACGGCACCGCGGACGCGTGGAGCGACCTTGATCTGAAAGTGATCGTGCGTGACGAAGATGTCGGCGCGGTTCTCGACGAGTGGGAGCAGTGGCTGGCGAAGATCACCCCCACGGTGCTGGCCGACCGGACGATTGCGCCCTTCATCATCAACACGGTTACCGACGACGGGCTGACGTTCGACCTATCGGTGTGGGCCGAATCGGCGCCGGATTGGACGCCGCCACCGGGCTTCACCGTCGGGTTCATGTCCGGGCGCCGATTCGACAGCTACGGCCCCGCCCTCGCGTACGCGGTGCAGGAGCGACTGCGCGGGCTCGCGGGACCGGGGATTCGCCTGCTCAAGCGCGGCGACTTCGTGTGGGGCATGACCGGACTCGGCCACACGCTCGGCTTGTTGATGACCGTGCTGCTGGCCGAGACCGGGGTCGTCCCCACCGACGCTCGGCATCCCGAGCGCTACCTGACCGACGAGCAGCGCACCGTGTTCGCGTCGCTCCCACCCGTCGCCGCCAACTACGACGCCATGCTGCGCTACGAGCTGGCGCTGGCTGAAGCAACGATCACGCGCGCCCGCGCCCTCTTCGAGCGGTACGAACTCGAATGGCCCCGCGCCCTCGAAGCGGTGGCGGCGCGCAACGTGCGCGACCACCTCGGGATCACCCTCGACTGGCTGCACGCATGA
- a CDS encoding methyltransferase domain-containing protein, with the protein MSDHWFEPLAEHMSEAYLRYSFTKGTDNEVDFIVEQLGLAPGARVLDVGCGPGRHAHALARRGIEVVGVDISQRFVDLANEHAPPGATFVRGDARALGFDAQFDAVISLCQGGFGLVGDDDGAVLAGMARGAKGGGAVAFSAFSAYFLLQHLETSDTFDAARGVNTEITEVRDAAGKPLAAELHTSVFTPRELRLLCAAAGLHVRDLWAVTPGGYAANPPDITHPEWLVVATKPT; encoded by the coding sequence ATGAGTGACCACTGGTTCGAGCCGCTGGCCGAGCACATGAGTGAGGCGTACCTGCGCTACTCGTTCACCAAGGGCACCGACAACGAGGTCGACTTCATCGTCGAGCAACTCGGCCTCGCGCCGGGGGCGCGTGTGCTCGACGTCGGTTGTGGGCCGGGGCGCCACGCGCACGCGCTGGCGCGCCGCGGGATCGAAGTCGTCGGCGTCGACATCTCGCAGCGCTTCGTCGACCTCGCCAACGAGCACGCGCCCCCCGGCGCCACCTTCGTGCGCGGTGACGCCCGTGCCCTGGGCTTCGACGCCCAGTTCGACGCCGTCATCTCGCTGTGCCAGGGCGGCTTCGGACTCGTGGGCGACGACGACGGCGCGGTGCTCGCCGGCATGGCTCGCGGGGCGAAGGGCGGCGGCGCCGTCGCCTTCAGCGCGTTTTCGGCGTACTTCCTGCTCCAGCACCTCGAGACAAGCGACACGTTCGACGCTGCCCGCGGCGTCAACACCGAGATCACCGAAGTCCGCGACGCCGCCGGCAAACCGCTGGCCGCCGAACTCCACACCAGCGTGTTCACGCCCCGCGAGCTGCGTCTCCTGTGCGCCGCCGCCGGCCTGCACGTGCGCGATCTGTGGGCGGTGACGCCCGGCGGCTACGCCGCCAACCCGCCGGATATCACGCATCCGGAGTGGCTGGTCGTCGCAACAAAACCCACCTAG
- the rpsA gene encoding 30S ribosomal protein S1 → MSDTTLTDDYVPKQIVENDLGGQDLLAAMDATIVEFEDGDLVTGTVVKVDKDEVLLDIGFKSEGVIPSRELSIRHDVNPSEIVSLGQQVEALVLQKEDKEGRLVLSKKRAQYERAWGDIEKVKEADGVVEGPVIEVVKGGLILDIGLRGFLPASLVELRRVRDLQPYVGKTLQAKIIELDKNRNNVVLSRRAWLEETQKEQREEFLFNLKPGEIRTGVVSSVVNFGAFVDLGGMDGLVHVSELSWKHVDHPGSVVQVGDEITVQVLEVDLDRERISLSLKATQQDPWQEFASAHKVGELVYGRVTKLVPFGGFVQVGEGIEGLVHISEMAIHHVDLPDQVVTPGDELWVKIIDIDLQRRRISLSIKQAAEGGEVAAEYREHFGEHAYDDAGNYIGTDYSNFEPETEAQAAWADLAATTPPAGESTAPEASE, encoded by the coding sequence ATGTCTGATACCACCCTCACCGACGATTACGTCCCCAAACAGATCGTCGAGAACGATCTCGGCGGCCAGGACCTCCTGGCGGCAATGGACGCCACGATCGTCGAATTCGAAGACGGCGACCTGGTCACCGGCACCGTCGTCAAGGTCGACAAGGACGAAGTCCTCCTCGACATCGGCTTCAAGTCTGAGGGTGTGATCCCCAGCCGCGAGCTGTCCATCCGTCACGACGTCAACCCGTCGGAGATCGTGAGCCTCGGCCAGCAAGTCGAGGCGCTCGTGCTGCAAAAGGAAGACAAGGAAGGTCGCCTCGTCCTGTCCAAGAAGCGCGCCCAGTACGAGCGCGCGTGGGGCGACATCGAGAAGGTCAAGGAAGCCGACGGCGTCGTCGAAGGTCCGGTCATCGAGGTCGTCAAGGGTGGTCTCATCCTCGACATCGGCCTGCGTGGCTTCCTGCCGGCGAGCCTCGTCGAGTTGCGCCGCGTGCGCGACCTCCAGCCCTACGTCGGCAAGACGCTCCAGGCCAAGATCATCGAGCTGGACAAGAACCGCAACAACGTCGTGCTGTCGCGCCGGGCGTGGCTCGAGGAGACGCAGAAGGAACAGCGCGAGGAGTTCCTGTTCAATCTCAAGCCGGGCGAGATCCGCACCGGTGTGGTGTCGAGCGTCGTGAACTTCGGCGCCTTCGTCGACCTCGGCGGCATGGACGGCCTCGTGCACGTGTCCGAGCTGTCCTGGAAGCACGTCGACCATCCCGGCTCGGTCGTGCAGGTGGGCGACGAGATCACCGTGCAGGTCCTCGAGGTCGACCTCGACCGCGAGCGCATCAGCCTCTCGCTCAAGGCCACGCAGCAGGATCCGTGGCAGGAGTTCGCGTCGGCGCACAAGGTCGGCGAGCTCGTCTACGGCCGCGTCACGAAGCTCGTCCCGTTCGGCGGCTTCGTCCAGGTGGGCGAGGGCATCGAAGGCCTGGTGCACATCTCCGAGATGGCGATTCACCACGTCGACCTGCCCGATCAGGTCGTCACGCCCGGCGACGAGCTGTGGGTCAAGATCATCGACATCGACCTCCAGCGCCGCCGCATCAGCCTGTCGATCAAGCAGGCGGCCGAAGGCGGCGAGGTGGCGGCTGAGTACCGCGAGCACTTCGGCGAGCACGCCTACGACGACGCCGGCAACTACATCGGCACCGACTATTCGAACTTCGAGCCGGAGACCGAGGCGCAGGCGGCGTGGGCCGACCTGGCGGCGACGACGCCGCCCGCAGGCGAGTCGACCGCACCCGAAGCCTCCGAGTAA
- a CDS encoding TadE/TadG family type IV pilus assembly protein: MNRTRRARGARGAALVEAAIITPLFILLLFGVIEYGYGFLDRLTAKNASLVGARAGASEGTNGDADYDILQAVKKASQASKAASVKYVIIYKASSYSASVPAACLTASQTGVCNRYTGADFSLAETNFGCTTGDRDIAWCPSTRKTALGGANGPPDYLGVYVQIRHDNITGLFGSGYDFKSDSVVRMEPTRLA, encoded by the coding sequence ATGAATCGGACGAGACGCGCTCGCGGGGCCCGCGGCGCCGCGCTCGTGGAAGCGGCGATTATCACGCCGTTGTTCATCTTGCTGCTGTTCGGCGTCATCGAGTACGGCTACGGCTTCCTCGATCGCCTTACCGCCAAGAACGCCAGCCTCGTCGGTGCCCGCGCCGGCGCCAGCGAGGGCACCAACGGCGACGCCGACTACGACATCCTCCAGGCCGTAAAGAAGGCCTCGCAGGCCTCGAAGGCCGCCAGCGTCAAGTACGTCATTATCTATAAGGCGTCGAGTTACAGCGCATCGGTTCCGGCGGCGTGTCTTACCGCCAGCCAGACAGGCGTCTGCAATCGCTATACCGGTGCCGACTTCTCGCTCGCCGAGACCAACTTCGGCTGCACCACCGGCGACCGCGACATCGCGTGGTGCCCGTCGACCCGGAAAACGGCCCTGGGCGGGGCCAACGGGCCTCCCGACTACCTCGGCGTCTACGTCCAGATCCGCCACGACAACATCACCGGACTGTTCGGTTCGGGCTACGACTTCAAGTCCGACTCGGTGGTGCGCATGGAACCGACGAGGCTCGCATGA
- a CDS encoding TadE/TadG family type IV pilus assembly protein: MTAPRRSERGAVLVEFALSLVLLITLLFGIVEFGLAWQDRLTLQTATRAGVRVGSNLTTNSQADYNILQAVKSAINDVGLGNVDAVVIYKSTTADGSVPSTCVSPSVHSVVATCNAYTGAQLTSIVSSQFGCGVGDLDLSWCPTVRQNLQAVGPDYLGVWIRVTHHNLTSLFGSSFKMTDSAVMRLEPLT, translated from the coding sequence ATGACAGCCCCCCGGCGCTCGGAGCGAGGCGCGGTGCTCGTCGAGTTCGCGCTTTCGCTGGTTCTCCTGATCACGCTGCTGTTCGGCATCGTCGAGTTCGGTCTGGCGTGGCAAGACCGCCTGACGCTGCAGACCGCCACGCGCGCCGGCGTCCGGGTCGGGAGCAACCTGACCACGAACAGCCAGGCCGACTACAACATCTTGCAGGCGGTCAAGTCGGCGATCAACGACGTGGGTCTTGGCAACGTCGACGCCGTCGTCATCTACAAGTCGACGACCGCCGACGGGTCGGTGCCATCGACGTGCGTGTCGCCCTCGGTCCACAGCGTGGTCGCAACGTGCAACGCGTACACGGGGGCCCAGCTCACTTCGATCGTGTCCTCGCAGTTTGGCTGCGGCGTCGGAGACCTCGACCTGTCGTGGTGCCCGACCGTGCGCCAGAACCTGCAAGCCGTCGGCCCCGACTACCTCGGCGTGTGGATCCGTGTCACCCATCACAACCTCACGAGCCTGTTCGGTAGTTCGTTCAAGATGACCGACTCCGCAGTAATGCGTCTGGAGCCCTTGACATGA
- a CDS encoding pilus assembly protein TadG-related protein: MRLAASRRSERGFVIPLLALSMVVLLIFCGFAVDVGGWYARAAKIQRAADAAALAGVVWMPDFTSATAAATTAATRNGFTTGGNITVTVSAVPGNSHQLRVSITDSKVDQYFSKLAINNESITRTSVAEYVLPVPLGSPDNTLGNQSNSDSKNLWASISGPYTDKSNGDPYSTKCTNGSSGSNCSQTNNEDRDTGYLYSIDVPAAGVGQNLTVQVWDAGNYARANYANVEDADNGSVNTEFELFKPSGTPLDSSTYTDSGYSLNGKCTSGAGRWIIADGASESTYENKFATLCTVNVPVAGIYHLQVKSRSIPGISDSGNGWNQFSLKATLTGTTQPALYGYGDLSLFNNLQGQSGNLTATFYLARIDPQYAGKTLSVSLYDPGDGASGTYYVNILKPGGATVGCSYGIRGATPVAASPCRILTRTSSGTNTYNGKWLDITIAVPTTYTCTTDCWWKVLYEFNGVTRGSSPNDRTVWTATITGDPVHLVNA; encoded by the coding sequence ATGAGATTGGCCGCGTCCCGTCGTAGTGAACGGGGGTTCGTCATCCCGCTGTTGGCGCTGTCCATGGTGGTATTGCTGATCTTCTGCGGCTTCGCCGTCGACGTTGGCGGCTGGTACGCGCGCGCGGCGAAGATCCAGCGTGCGGCCGATGCGGCTGCGCTGGCCGGCGTCGTCTGGATGCCCGACTTCACCTCGGCGACCGCGGCCGCCACGACCGCCGCCACCCGCAATGGGTTCACCACCGGCGGCAACATCACAGTGACGGTGAGCGCCGTGCCGGGCAACAGCCATCAGTTGCGGGTCAGCATCACCGACTCGAAGGTCGACCAGTACTTCTCGAAGCTGGCGATCAACAACGAGTCGATCACCCGCACTTCGGTGGCCGAATACGTGCTCCCGGTGCCGCTCGGCAGCCCCGACAACACGCTCGGGAACCAGAGCAACTCGGACTCGAAGAATCTCTGGGCGTCGATATCAGGGCCCTACACGGACAAGAGCAACGGCGACCCGTACTCCACCAAGTGCACCAACGGATCCTCAGGATCGAACTGCTCGCAGACGAACAACGAAGATCGCGACACGGGCTACCTGTATTCGATCGACGTGCCCGCTGCCGGAGTCGGACAGAACCTCACGGTCCAGGTATGGGACGCCGGCAACTACGCCCGCGCCAACTACGCCAACGTCGAAGACGCCGACAACGGCAGCGTCAACACGGAGTTCGAACTGTTCAAGCCGTCGGGCACGCCGCTCGACTCGTCGACCTACACGGACTCGGGTTACAGCCTGAACGGCAAGTGCACGTCGGGTGCCGGGCGCTGGATCATCGCCGACGGGGCGAGCGAATCCACCTATGAGAACAAGTTCGCCACGCTGTGCACGGTCAACGTGCCGGTCGCAGGGATCTACCACTTGCAGGTGAAGAGCCGGTCGATTCCCGGCATCAGCGACAGCGGAAACGGCTGGAACCAGTTCTCGCTCAAGGCGACGCTCACGGGTACGACGCAGCCCGCCCTCTACGGCTACGGCGACCTGTCGCTGTTCAACAACCTGCAGGGCCAGTCGGGCAACCTGACGGCGACGTTCTATCTCGCCCGGATCGACCCGCAGTACGCCGGCAAGACGCTGTCGGTGAGCCTCTACGACCCAGGCGACGGCGCCTCGGGCACGTACTACGTGAACATCCTCAAGCCCGGTGGCGCCACCGTGGGATGCAGTTACGGAATCCGCGGCGCCACGCCGGTTGCCGCCAGCCCGTGCCGCATCCTGACGCGTACGTCGAGCGGCACCAACACCTACAACGGCAAGTGGCTCGACATCACGATCGCCGTTCCCACGACCTACACCTGCACGACTGACTGCTGGTGGAAGGTTCTCTACGAGTTCAACGGCGTCACGCGCGGCAGCTCGCCGAACGACCGCACCGTCTGGACCGCGACCATCACCGGTGACCCGGTGCACCTCGTCAATGCGTAA
- the cpaB gene encoding Flp pilus assembly protein CpaB — MRPSRTVIVIAAVVAAVLTAVGANAFLSGSDARAYKGATLVKVYKVAKDIPKGYSGDDAIHAESVKADTIPQEYRPGTALTDINALRGKVALTNLSANQVLVDGMFVDPRVAQVTAAQRVPSGQVAVTVSMDQVHEVAGLLVPGDKVNIMVNVDGAEHTLFQNVSILYIGTTAAPQAGDTTAVTAPAAGGNLITFAVPQEAAQRIAFAAEQAGGLYLTLVPPDYKSGDIPAVNTGNLFNTTQTPYGP; from the coding sequence ATGCGCCCGAGTCGAACTGTCATTGTTATTGCTGCTGTTGTCGCTGCGGTCCTCACCGCGGTCGGCGCGAACGCCTTCTTGTCCGGGTCTGACGCCCGGGCGTACAAGGGCGCCACGCTGGTCAAGGTCTACAAGGTCGCGAAGGACATCCCGAAGGGGTATTCCGGCGACGACGCCATTCACGCCGAGAGCGTGAAGGCCGACACCATCCCGCAGGAGTACCGTCCCGGCACCGCACTGACGGACATCAATGCCCTGCGCGGCAAGGTCGCCCTGACCAACCTGTCGGCCAACCAGGTGCTCGTCGACGGCATGTTCGTCGACCCGCGCGTGGCCCAGGTGACCGCCGCTCAGCGCGTCCCGAGCGGCCAGGTGGCCGTGACCGTGAGCATGGACCAGGTCCACGAAGTCGCAGGACTGCTCGTCCCCGGCGACAAGGTGAACATCATGGTCAACGTCGACGGCGCCGAGCACACGCTCTTCCAGAACGTGTCCATCCTCTACATCGGCACCACGGCTGCGCCGCAGGCCGGTGACACCACGGCCGTCACCGCCCCAGCGGCCGGTGGCAACCTGATCACCTTCGCCGTGCCTCAAGAAGCCGCCCAGCGCATCGCCTTTGCTGCGGAGCAGGCCGGCGGCCTTTACCTCACTCTCGTACCGCCTGACTACAAGTCCGGCGACATCCCGGCGGTCAACACCGGCAACCTGTTCAACACAACGCAGACGCCGTACGGACCGTAA